Proteins from a genomic interval of Pseudodesulfovibrio nedwellii:
- a CDS encoding cytoplasmic protein: MNCLYAFNGELMCFVHVLLNALDMKEKGEDTIIVFEGASVTLIPELEKKENPFSTLYFKAKDAGLIDGACKACSAKLGVLDAVKEAGIELIGDMAGHPSIAEYQKKGYTIITF, encoded by the coding sequence ATGAACTGTCTCTATGCCTTCAACGGCGAACTCATGTGTTTTGTTCACGTCCTACTCAACGCCCTGGACATGAAAGAAAAGGGTGAGGATACCATCATCGTATTCGAGGGAGCCTCGGTCACATTAATCCCCGAGCTTGAGAAAAAGGAAAATCCGTTCAGCACCTTATATTTCAAAGCCAAGGATGCCGGACTGATCGACGGAGCATGCAAGGCCTGTTCTGCCAAATTGGGAGTCCTCGACGCGGTCAAAGAAGCGGGTATTGAATTAATCGGTGACATGGCCGGACATCCATCCATCGCCGAGTATCAAAAAAAAGGCTACACGATCATCACCTTCTAA
- a CDS encoding sodium-dependent transporter, producing MAQREQWGSRAGFVLAAVGSAIGLGNIWRFPYMAYENGGGAFIIPYIFALLTAGIPFMIMEFGLGHKYRGSAPKVFRSIGSKWEFLGWMQVLVAFAISIYYVAVIGWTINYTGFAFNQSWGADPKGFFFGEYLGLTGSPFELGGIRWPILGACTLAWGITWLAITSGVRKGIERACKVLIPLLFVLVLILIVRVVNLPGAMTGLDYLFTPDFSRLADFSVWADAYGQIFFSLSIGFAIMLAYSSYLPKKSDINNNAAITVFINCGFSMLSGVMIFAVLGNMAEATGQNVADVAGAGVGLAFVTIPAAINTMPAPAFVGTLFFLCLTMAGVSSHISIVEAVSSSFIDKFAWSRKKTASIVCAAGFALTLVFTTGGGLLILDIVDHFINNLCILGVALVEIILMSYIVGLDDIQKHVNATSDFTVGNAWKLCLKLVTVAILGYSFVMNIYTDMGTPYGGYATKDLIMLGWSLLPVAFVLGMALNKQQPARSFVRND from the coding sequence ATGGCTCAACGTGAACAATGGGGCTCCCGCGCCGGTTTCGTACTGGCTGCAGTTGGCTCCGCAATCGGCCTGGGAAACATCTGGCGTTTCCCTTACATGGCGTATGAAAATGGCGGCGGCGCCTTCATCATTCCTTACATTTTCGCTCTTCTCACAGCTGGTATTCCTTTCATGATCATGGAATTCGGCCTGGGACATAAATATCGCGGCTCCGCACCCAAAGTTTTCCGGTCCATCGGCTCCAAATGGGAGTTCCTCGGCTGGATGCAAGTCTTGGTAGCCTTTGCTATTTCCATCTATTATGTGGCGGTTATCGGCTGGACCATCAACTACACAGGCTTCGCCTTCAATCAGTCATGGGGCGCTGATCCCAAGGGCTTCTTCTTTGGCGAATACCTTGGTCTGACAGGTTCCCCGTTCGAACTGGGCGGCATCCGCTGGCCTATCCTCGGCGCATGCACCCTGGCTTGGGGTATTACCTGGCTCGCTATCACATCCGGCGTCCGCAAAGGTATTGAACGCGCATGTAAAGTGCTCATTCCGCTGCTGTTCGTTCTGGTCTTGATCCTCATCGTTCGCGTTGTGAACCTGCCCGGCGCCATGACTGGCCTGGACTACCTGTTCACCCCGGACTTCTCCAGACTGGCAGACTTCTCGGTCTGGGCTGATGCTTACGGCCAGATCTTCTTCTCGCTGTCCATCGGTTTCGCCATCATGCTGGCCTACTCCAGCTATCTGCCGAAAAAATCTGATATCAACAACAATGCAGCAATAACCGTGTTCATCAACTGTGGTTTCTCCATGCTCTCCGGCGTCATGATCTTCGCCGTTCTGGGCAACATGGCTGAAGCGACAGGCCAAAATGTGGCTGATGTTGCTGGTGCAGGCGTTGGCCTTGCATTCGTCACCATTCCTGCTGCTATCAACACCATGCCAGCTCCTGCTTTTGTCGGTACTCTGTTCTTCCTCTGTCTGACCATGGCGGGCGTCAGCTCCCACATCTCCATTGTGGAAGCCGTCAGTTCCTCCTTTATCGACAAGTTCGCATGGAGCCGTAAAAAGACCGCATCCATAGTCTGCGCAGCGGGCTTTGCCTTGACTCTGGTCTTCACAACTGGTGGCGGACTGCTCATTCTCGATATTGTTGATCACTTCATCAACAACCTCTGCATCCTTGGTGTTGCGCTGGTTGAGATTATCCTAATGAGCTACATTGTAGGTCTCGACGACATCCAGAAGCACGTCAATGCCACCTCCGACTTCACTGTCGGCAATGCATGGAAGCTCTGCCTGAAGCTCGTGACTGTAGCCATTCTCGGCTACTCCTTTGTCATGAACATCTACACCGACATGGGCACACCTTACGGCGGTTACGCTACCAAGGACCTGATCATGCTCGGCTGGTCACTCCTCCCTGTGGCTTTTGTCCTTGGAATGGCCCTGAACAAGCAGCAGCCCGCACGTAGCTTCGTGCGCAACGACTAG
- a CDS encoding MetS family NSS transporter small subunit, translated as MTTSAIIMMIVGLGVTWGGAVFCMRLAMNKKKN; from the coding sequence ATGACAACTTCCGCTATCATCATGATGATTGTTGGCCTTGGCGTTACATGGGGAGGAGCTGTATTCTGCATGCGTCTCGCCATGAACAAAAAGAAAAACTAG
- the trhA gene encoding PAQR family membrane homeostasis protein TrhA: MLSSLRDPVSGLTHCIAAMLAILGTVLLILRSVSPAMPWHIVTFSIFGGGMILLYTASTLYHWLPVSDYWVRFLRRVDHSMIFFYIAATYTPICLIPLRGAWGWSIFGVIWGLAASGIIMKIFWMNAPRWLSTGIYLAMGWLVLVGIYPLYQSMSGTALAWLAGGGVVYSIGAVVYAIKWPDPLPHVFGFHEIFHLFVIGGSACHFILMYWYV; the protein is encoded by the coding sequence GTGCTATCTTCTCTACGTGATCCTGTCAGTGGGTTAACCCACTGCATTGCGGCAATGCTTGCCATACTTGGCACTGTATTGCTCATCCTGCGTTCGGTCAGTCCTGCCATGCCGTGGCATATTGTCACCTTTTCCATTTTTGGAGGAGGTATGATCCTGCTTTATACGGCCAGCACGCTGTACCATTGGTTGCCTGTGTCTGATTATTGGGTCCGTTTTTTGCGTCGGGTAGATCACTCGATGATCTTTTTTTATATTGCGGCCACCTACACACCCATTTGCCTTATCCCCTTGCGTGGTGCATGGGGCTGGTCCATTTTTGGTGTTATTTGGGGGCTGGCAGCTTCCGGCATCATCATGAAGATATTCTGGATGAACGCTCCGCGCTGGCTTTCTACTGGTATCTATCTTGCCATGGGCTGGTTGGTGCTGGTGGGGATTTATCCATTGTATCAATCCATGTCTGGAACAGCATTGGCATGGTTGGCAGGTGGAGGAGTGGTCTATTCCATCGGTGCTGTAGTCTATGCCATTAAATGGCCTGACCCTTTGCCTCATGTTTTTGGTTTTCATGAAATCTTCCACCTGTTTGTGATTGGCGGAAGCGCATGCCACTTTATCTTGATGTACTGGTACGTTTAG
- a CDS encoding RrF2 family transcriptional regulator: MKLTTRSRYGTRMMLDIAQNCQDGPVRIQDIAERQGVSAKYLEKLIRKLKEIGFVKSKRGPRGGHSLAVPASDIPIGEVVHALEGDGSLVECRSGKEECDRMDICLTRRLWQEAADAMYNHLNTVTLADLMRDAEECAQPQLNPLDMRHTA; encoded by the coding sequence ATGAAGCTGACAACTCGGAGCCGCTACGGAACACGGATGATGCTCGACATCGCACAGAACTGCCAGGATGGTCCTGTTCGTATTCAGGATATTGCTGAACGTCAGGGAGTGTCTGCAAAATATCTTGAAAAACTTATTCGCAAACTCAAGGAAATCGGGTTTGTAAAATCCAAGCGCGGGCCACGTGGTGGACATTCTTTGGCTGTTCCTGCCTCGGATATCCCCATCGGTGAGGTTGTTCATGCACTGGAAGGCGATGGTTCTTTGGTGGAATGCCGGTCCGGTAAGGAAGAATGCGACCGCATGGATATTTGCCTGACCCGCCGACTGTGGCAGGAAGCTGCTGACGCCATGTATAATCATTTGAATACAGTTACTTTGGCAGACTTGATGCGTGATGCCGAAGAGTGTGCACAGCCTCAGTTGAATCCATTGGATATGCGTCATACTGCATAA
- the cbiM gene encoding cobalt transporter CbiM, with protein sequence MHISEGVLSGPVLLGGAGLAVLGTSIGLKKIDYDQIMSVAILSAAFFIASLIHVPIGPANGHLILNGLLGVVLGWAAFPSILVALVLQAVLFQFGGLTVLGVNTFTMAAPAVLCFYVFRPMLINGNGSRFAAAFACGFFAMLLSTILTASALALSGDGFQDAARMLFYAHLPIMVVEGVITGFAYSFLAKVKPEVLAA encoded by the coding sequence ATGCATATATCCGAAGGGGTCCTTTCTGGGCCGGTACTTTTGGGCGGGGCTGGTCTTGCAGTTCTCGGTACGTCCATTGGGTTGAAAAAAATAGACTACGATCAGATTATGTCGGTGGCCATCTTATCCGCCGCTTTTTTTATTGCTTCGCTTATCCACGTTCCCATTGGCCCTGCTAACGGGCACTTGATCCTGAATGGTTTGCTGGGTGTAGTACTCGGCTGGGCTGCTTTTCCATCCATATTGGTGGCATTGGTTCTTCAGGCCGTATTGTTCCAGTTTGGTGGTTTGACTGTGCTCGGCGTGAACACATTTACCATGGCTGCTCCGGCAGTTCTTTGTTTTTATGTGTTTCGTCCAATGCTTATTAATGGCAACGGAAGCCGGTTTGCGGCGGCCTTTGCCTGCGGTTTTTTTGCCATGCTGCTCAGTACAATTTTGACTGCCAGCGCACTGGCTTTGTCCGGTGATGGATTTCAGGATGCGGCTCGAATGTTGTTTTATGCCCATTTGCCCATCATGGTGGTGGAAGGTGTCATTACCGGGTTCGCGTATTCATTTCTTGCCAAGGTTAAACCGGAGGTGCTTGCCGCATGA
- a CDS encoding HD domain-containing protein produces the protein MSVIIRKSLLELIFSGAFMKRWNDKLRPMELVEVDKQGHKMIVAWLLFLLNSKGMDVARKRALGESIIEGGIYDYLYRLIITDIKPPVFYRIKENPDDYRTLSNWVLDQLKPRIMPLGEGFMRGMSEYLMQPEDKGLARRILNAAHLYASYSEFKLLKSINTMDHELTEIEDSFVSRLEALRDLKGVSELLNENDNVLGRFARMCGRLRYQKRWSQTPRVPETSVLGHMFIVASYSWFFSMEVGACRARCQNNFFSGLFHDLPELLTRDIISPVKGASQEIGDLIHEYENIELERVVLTPLRDGGYAEIADRLEYFLGLEVGSEFKATINRDGEVIEASDAKLAGEYNLDTLDPKDGPLLKVSDSIAAYIEAHTALKNGISSDQLHQALYRIQQTYKEKPVIAGVQVSALLADFD, from the coding sequence ATGTCTGTCATCATCAGGAAGAGCTTGCTTGAACTTATTTTTTCCGGCGCATTCATGAAGCGGTGGAATGACAAGTTGCGACCCATGGAGTTAGTGGAAGTGGACAAACAGGGGCACAAGATGATTGTGGCCTGGCTGCTCTTTCTGCTTAATTCAAAGGGAATGGACGTAGCCCGCAAGCGCGCACTTGGTGAGTCTATTATTGAAGGCGGCATTTACGATTATTTGTATCGCCTCATTATTACCGACATCAAACCGCCGGTCTTTTATCGTATCAAGGAAAATCCTGACGATTATCGAACTTTGTCCAATTGGGTTTTGGATCAACTCAAGCCACGGATCATGCCGTTGGGTGAGGGCTTCATGCGCGGCATGAGCGAATATCTCATGCAGCCTGAAGACAAAGGGTTGGCCCGGCGTATTTTGAATGCAGCGCATCTGTATGCCAGTTATTCCGAGTTCAAATTGCTTAAATCCATTAATACCATGGATCATGAGCTTACCGAGATCGAAGACAGTTTTGTTTCTCGGCTGGAAGCGTTGCGTGATTTGAAGGGCGTTTCCGAGTTGCTCAACGAGAATGACAATGTCCTTGGCCGGTTCGCACGTATGTGCGGTCGACTGCGCTACCAGAAACGGTGGTCACAGACTCCACGCGTACCGGAGACCTCGGTACTCGGCCACATGTTTATTGTAGCTTCGTATTCATGGTTTTTCAGTATGGAAGTGGGCGCGTGCCGGGCTCGGTGCCAGAATAATTTCTTTTCCGGTTTGTTTCACGATCTACCCGAGCTATTGACGCGCGATATCATTTCGCCGGTTAAGGGTGCTTCACAAGAGATCGGAGATTTGATCCACGAGTATGAAAATATTGAACTTGAACGGGTGGTACTGACGCCTCTCAGGGATGGTGGATACGCTGAAATCGCGGATCGGTTGGAATACTTCCTTGGCCTGGAGGTCGGTTCCGAATTCAAGGCCACCATCAATCGTGACGGTGAGGTGATTGAGGCCTCGGATGCCAAGCTTGCCGGGGAGTACAATCTGGATACCTTGGACCCCAAGGATGGACCTTTGCTGAAGGTATCCGATTCAATAGCTGCTTATATCGAGGCGCATACGGCCTTGAAAAACGGTATTTCATCTGATCAGTTACACCAGGCTTTGTATCGCATTCAACAGACATACAAGGAAAAGCCGGTTATTGCCGGAGTGCAGGTCAGCGCGCTTCTCGCTGATTTTGATTAG
- a CDS encoding substrate-binding periplasmic protein, whose amino-acid sequence MNIWTKIVITWILFIIVSFSGVVYAATPVRVVVDAYNPPNMYLQNGHAAGLYSLLLDAIFQRMEHDVSIEAVPWKRAMDMGAQGTAGVAGIYKTPDRLLIYDYSDPIYTELLLVFVQKNKTFTFESVKDLEGKRIGVILGWSYGPEFDKARAQKTFEVEPVNRDQLNFKKLMDGRLDCVVASRESGFYEIARKKHTEILPLPKSLLSNPTYLAFAKHTHKKDFLMRFNAALRALKESGEYELLVKDFMHEIDFHTIPVQ is encoded by the coding sequence ATGAATATTTGGACTAAAATTGTTATCACATGGATTCTTTTTATTATCGTCTCCTTTTCTGGAGTCGTCTACGCCGCCACACCCGTCAGGGTAGTGGTTGACGCTTATAATCCTCCCAACATGTATCTTCAAAATGGTCATGCTGCCGGTTTGTACTCGCTCCTCCTTGACGCGATCTTCCAACGCATGGAGCACGATGTTTCCATTGAAGCTGTTCCATGGAAACGAGCTATGGATATGGGGGCTCAAGGAACAGCCGGAGTAGCCGGTATATACAAAACACCTGACAGACTCCTGATCTATGACTACTCTGACCCGATTTATACTGAACTGCTTTTGGTTTTTGTTCAAAAAAACAAAACGTTCACGTTCGAAAGTGTAAAAGATCTGGAAGGGAAAAGAATTGGGGTAATCCTAGGATGGTCATATGGCCCGGAATTCGACAAGGCCAGAGCACAAAAGACATTTGAAGTGGAACCAGTCAATCGAGACCAGTTGAACTTCAAAAAACTGATGGATGGTCGGCTGGACTGTGTTGTCGCGTCCAGAGAAAGCGGCTTCTATGAAATCGCACGCAAAAAACACACAGAGATTCTCCCACTCCCAAAATCACTCTTGAGTAATCCGACATATCTCGCATTTGCCAAACATACGCACAAAAAAGACTTTCTTATGCGCTTCAATGCAGCCTTACGAGCGCTCAAGGAAAGCGGTGAATACGAACTGCTCGTAAAAGACTTCATGCATGAAATCGACTTTCACACAATACCTGTACAGTAA
- the rlmD gene encoding 23S rRNA (uracil(1939)-C(5))-methyltransferase RlmD gives MPLKKDDLIECTIESLAFGGRGVARVDGMAVFVADALPGDIVKARIVRAKKRFAEGVAETLVTPSSHRVEPKCAHFGQCGGCALQNLEYDEQLAQKAAQVQSALSRIGGVDVPMDAPAASPAIWKYRNKMEFSFERRDGGLHLGLRSQLPAGEKGLAPVLDIEECHLCAGRDMEILRMVREFCRESGIAAYDPKTQNGFWRHLIIRHTALGEVMVHVITTSDSRKFKQVEALGEALVERFTELTAFVHSSRSKRTTLAVGEYVEFRLGTKAIEEKVGHARYHISPNTFFQTNSAGAEKLFDTIREYGEFDGSETLLDLYCGAGAIGVYMADSVERVIGFEISEESIAKAFSSAKLNGLENCDFAVGSLDDGLGDLKRLPEFDIVVVDPPRSGMHENMAKALLQLAPPKIVAVSCDPATLARDVKRLSDKYEIKRARAVDMFPHTHHIETVALLVRK, from the coding sequence ATGCCCTTGAAGAAAGATGATCTCATCGAATGTACTATAGAATCCCTTGCCTTTGGCGGCAGAGGGGTGGCCCGTGTGGACGGTATGGCCGTCTTCGTGGCGGATGCATTGCCCGGCGACATTGTGAAAGCTCGTATTGTCCGCGCAAAGAAACGTTTTGCCGAGGGCGTGGCCGAAACTCTGGTGACTCCGTCATCACATCGTGTAGAACCGAAGTGTGCGCATTTTGGTCAGTGCGGCGGATGTGCGTTGCAGAATCTTGAGTATGACGAGCAGCTTGCCCAGAAAGCAGCCCAAGTTCAGAGCGCATTGTCCCGTATCGGCGGAGTGGATGTGCCCATGGATGCTCCGGCAGCTTCCCCGGCCATCTGGAAATATCGTAACAAGATGGAATTTTCTTTTGAGCGGCGTGACGGCGGCTTGCACCTCGGTCTGCGGAGTCAGCTCCCGGCAGGCGAGAAGGGATTGGCTCCGGTTCTCGATATCGAGGAATGTCATCTGTGCGCTGGACGCGATATGGAAATTTTACGCATGGTGCGCGAGTTCTGTCGTGAGTCCGGTATTGCAGCCTACGATCCCAAGACTCAGAATGGTTTTTGGCGGCATCTTATCATCCGACATACTGCCCTTGGCGAGGTTATGGTCCATGTGATCACCACCTCGGACTCGCGGAAGTTCAAGCAAGTCGAAGCGTTGGGCGAAGCCTTGGTGGAAAGATTCACTGAGTTGACTGCTTTTGTCCATTCCTCTCGCTCCAAGCGCACCACTTTGGCTGTTGGTGAATATGTGGAATTTCGTCTCGGCACCAAGGCCATCGAAGAAAAAGTTGGACATGCCCGTTATCATATTTCACCCAATACATTCTTTCAGACCAATTCCGCCGGAGCCGAAAAGTTATTCGATACCATCCGTGAGTATGGTGAGTTCGACGGCTCTGAGACATTGCTTGATCTTTACTGTGGCGCAGGAGCTATCGGCGTATATATGGCCGACTCTGTTGAACGCGTCATCGGTTTCGAGATCAGTGAAGAATCCATTGCCAAGGCCTTCTCCTCTGCCAAGCTCAACGGCTTGGAAAACTGTGATTTCGCGGTTGGTTCTTTGGATGATGGACTTGGCGATCTCAAGAGGTTGCCCGAGTTCGACATCGTGGTCGTTGATCCGCCCCGTTCCGGCATGCATGAAAATATGGCCAAAGCACTTCTTCAGTTGGCGCCGCCCAAAATCGTGGCTGTGTCCTGTGATCCTGCAACCTTGGCTCGCGATGTGAAACGGTTGTCCGACAAATACGAAATCAAGCGTGCGCGTGCCGTGGATATGTTCCCCCACACGCATCATATCGAGACGGTTGCCTTGTTGGTTCGTAAATAG
- a CDS encoding DUF3108 domain-containing protein → MRKIIIIVLTLCSVLFVSRVFAAGTVPFGPGEKLTYEIHWTFIHAGNAVLEVMPDTDMDGVPARYFKATATTVPWVDKFYKVRDVLEAWTDLDVNHSLRYKKDQNEGKYHKKVDLVFDKKTNQSRRYVKGELKHTIDQPVDAFDPMSVLFSFRKQILYKTMQFGANVSDGKKSVVGEATVEAMETIETGIGMIDAFRVRLDIKHLSGVFKKSKDAELLVWFSADARRIPVKVKSKVKVGHFTMELVDYQPATPPTQTAGN, encoded by the coding sequence ATGCGAAAAATTATTATCATCGTTTTGACGCTTTGTTCTGTGTTGTTTGTCTCCCGGGTTTTTGCTGCCGGGACAGTCCCTTTTGGTCCAGGTGAAAAGCTTACTTATGAAATTCATTGGACATTCATTCATGCAGGAAATGCCGTATTAGAGGTTATGCCCGATACGGACATGGACGGTGTTCCGGCTCGATATTTCAAGGCAACGGCTACCACGGTGCCGTGGGTGGATAAATTCTACAAGGTTCGGGATGTGCTTGAAGCATGGACCGATCTGGATGTGAATCATTCCCTGCGGTATAAGAAGGACCAGAATGAAGGGAAATATCATAAGAAGGTCGATTTGGTATTTGATAAGAAGACCAATCAATCTAGGCGGTATGTGAAGGGCGAGCTCAAGCATACTATCGACCAGCCTGTGGACGCTTTTGATCCCATGTCTGTTCTGTTCAGTTTCCGCAAACAGATACTCTACAAGACCATGCAGTTCGGAGCGAACGTCTCTGACGGCAAGAAGTCCGTGGTGGGCGAGGCCACGGTGGAAGCCATGGAGACTATCGAAACCGGGATTGGCATGATCGACGCTTTTCGCGTTCGGCTGGATATCAAGCATCTGTCCGGAGTGTTCAAGAAGTCCAAGGACGCGGAACTTCTTGTCTGGTTCTCGGCAGATGCCCGGCGTATTCCGGTCAAAGTTAAGTCCAAGGTCAAGGTGGGACACTTCACCATGGAGTTGGTGGATTATCAGCCAGCGACGCCGCCGACTCAAACTGCCGGGAATTAA
- a CDS encoding CBS domain-containing protein, giving the protein MMLRKRAWDMMRDEYPTVQDDASLAETIRVMREAMVDAPDSQVVVVKNKGGKLVGTINLWKLFKAVKKSVLKDDNLKADGKVDWDQQFANACLICTQLRLDEYLITNPPILKPNDPILVVLDVFLKSRRDWALVVEGDRVMGVVYVTDVYREMTRDMVQIFK; this is encoded by the coding sequence ATGATGCTAAGAAAACGCGCCTGGGACATGATGCGCGACGAATACCCCACTGTACAGGATGACGCCAGTCTGGCCGAAACCATTCGCGTCATGCGTGAAGCCATGGTGGATGCCCCTGATTCACAGGTTGTGGTAGTCAAGAACAAGGGCGGTAAGCTCGTTGGAACTATCAACCTTTGGAAACTGTTCAAGGCAGTCAAAAAATCGGTTCTCAAGGACGATAATCTCAAAGCTGACGGCAAAGTGGATTGGGATCAGCAATTTGCTAACGCCTGCCTGATCTGCACCCAGCTCCGACTGGATGAATATCTCATTACCAACCCGCCCATACTCAAGCCCAACGACCCCATTCTCGTAGTACTGGACGTCTTCCTCAAGTCTCGTCGCGACTGGGCTCTTGTCGTTGAAGGCGACCGAGTCATGGGCGTGGTCTACGTCACCGACGTATACCGCGAAATGACCCGTGACATGGTTCAAATTTTCAAATAA
- a CDS encoding class I SAM-dependent methyltransferase, with product MKLDKTLLQFLHGEIFSSGCSFTLKGSFKERSRLTYMQRVVKGAKVLHIGCVDHTPDKVKRKLARGVWLHKLLMDSASLCAGVDINEKGIEFLSEEMKLPHVYCGNILTDEIPGVNDVQWDYVILGELLEHVDNPVQFLETLRQRPGLEKAKCIVTVPNAFHYKNFKKALKQYEDINSDHRYWFTPYTLSKVMVMAGYEVDDIQLTQDRAFKFFPPIPWFLLTRYPLLRSKVVALASPPQ from the coding sequence TTGAAACTGGATAAAACTCTTCTCCAATTCCTGCATGGCGAAATATTTTCATCAGGATGTAGCTTTACTCTGAAAGGCTCATTCAAGGAACGAAGCCGACTCACCTATATGCAGCGCGTAGTCAAAGGGGCCAAAGTACTACACATTGGTTGCGTGGATCATACGCCGGACAAGGTGAAACGGAAACTCGCTAGAGGCGTCTGGCTTCATAAGCTGCTCATGGACAGTGCCAGCCTGTGTGCCGGAGTGGACATCAATGAGAAAGGTATCGAATTCCTTTCCGAAGAGATGAAACTTCCGCACGTCTATTGCGGCAATATCCTCACCGACGAAATCCCTGGCGTCAACGACGTTCAATGGGATTATGTGATCCTCGGCGAACTGCTGGAACATGTGGACAATCCGGTCCAATTTCTCGAGACTCTGCGCCAAAGGCCGGGGCTTGAAAAAGCCAAGTGCATCGTCACGGTCCCGAACGCGTTCCACTACAAGAATTTCAAAAAAGCTCTCAAACAGTACGAAGATATCAACAGCGATCATCGGTACTGGTTCACGCCGTACACGTTATCAAAAGTCATGGTCATGGCTGGCTATGAAGTGGACGATATTCAGTTGACGCAAGACCGTGCCTTCAAATTTTTCCCACCCATTCCGTGGTTCCTCCTGACCCGCTACCCGCTCCTACGGAGTAAAGTTGTGGCTCTGGCGTCACCACCCCAATAG
- a CDS encoding HD-GYP domain-containing protein, producing the protein MTSAQKHDIPDGLNEEYYQISADILGSFNKYRPPLNIFSFKEDVSRIIPYYKVGGRLTNEQIEELLTMTKDGMIFVSREDHSVYVKHISYQLDLVLVDGNLKEKEIADIFTQALTRRLAEFFEQPVKAVFEKLWVDLMVLSEYLYTDIRRSRALVRRLHTEHSLENHSVNTGFLGLALWGKIKEKGFTDGVKRKTFDHVLAGLFLHDLGMAKVPVFIRSKEKPLTGDERSKINAHTKVGYEMLNKLGLRFAEIEQCVTQHHERANGSGYPLKSIKQDFAGSLCAVADSFCAMITKRPYAEPVGLVPASMALAQDAKYDREITKALQMLLMMDLKMKP; encoded by the coding sequence ATGACTTCTGCGCAGAAACACGACATCCCCGACGGTCTCAATGAGGAATACTATCAGATCAGTGCCGACATTCTGGGCAGTTTTAATAAATACCGTCCACCGTTGAATATCTTTTCGTTCAAGGAAGATGTTTCCCGAATTATCCCTTACTACAAGGTGGGGGGGCGCTTGACCAATGAGCAGATCGAAGAATTGCTCACCATGACCAAAGATGGGATGATCTTTGTTTCACGCGAAGACCATTCTGTGTACGTTAAGCATATCAGTTACCAGCTTGATTTGGTGTTGGTTGACGGAAATCTCAAGGAAAAAGAGATTGCCGACATCTTCACTCAGGCATTGACCCGAAGGCTGGCCGAATTTTTCGAACAGCCGGTGAAAGCCGTGTTCGAGAAGCTCTGGGTGGACCTCATGGTTCTCTCCGAATATCTATACACTGATATTCGCCGTTCCCGCGCGTTGGTTCGTCGACTTCATACCGAACACTCCCTGGAAAATCATTCCGTGAATACTGGATTTCTTGGTTTGGCCTTGTGGGGCAAGATCAAGGAAAAAGGGTTTACTGATGGAGTGAAGCGTAAGACGTTTGATCATGTTCTGGCCGGATTGTTTTTGCACGATCTTGGCATGGCCAAAGTACCGGTTTTTATTCGTTCCAAGGAAAAACCATTGACCGGCGATGAACGGAGTAAGATCAATGCCCATACAAAAGTTGGTTATGAGATGCTCAATAAGCTCGGTTTGCGATTTGCTGAAATCGAGCAGTGTGTGACCCAACATCACGAACGGGCTAATGGATCGGGTTATCCACTCAAGAGCATCAAGCAGGATTTTGCGGGCAGCCTGTGTGCCGTGGCCGACTCCTTTTGTGCCATGATTACCAAGCGTCCTTACGCGGAACCCGTGGGTTTGGTGCCGGCATCCATGGCGTTGGCTCAGGATGCTAAATATGATCGTGAAATTACCAAGGCCTTGCAGATGCTGCTCATGATGGATCTCAAGATGAAACCGTAA